In Rhinatrema bivittatum chromosome 17, aRhiBiv1.1, whole genome shotgun sequence, one genomic interval encodes:
- the RNF141 gene encoding RING finger protein 141 codes for MGQQISNQTHTAINRLPEKVAKHVSLVRDSGFLTYEEFLGRVAELNDVTAKLASGQDKHLLFEVQPGSDASALWKVVVRVVCTKINKSTGILEASRIMNLYQFIQLYKDITSQAAGVLAQGTAAPEGAENLSSMSSCQASIWMGRVKQLTDEEECCICMDGRADLILPCAHSFCQKCIDKWSDRNRNCPICRLQVAGSKDSWVVSDAPTEDDVASYILNLADEAGQPHGP; via the exons ATGGGACAACAGATTTCAAACCAGACGCATACTGCAATAAACAGACTGCCAGAGAAGGTGGCAAAGCATGTCTCTTTGGTTCGTGACAGTGGCTTCCTTACTTATGAGGAGTTTCTGGGCAGAGTAGCTGAACTTAATGACGT AACTGCAAAATTGGCTTCTGGTCAGGACAAACATCTCCTGTTTGAGGTGCAGCCAGGGTCTGACGCTTCAGCTCTTTGGAAGGTGGTGGTCAGAGTGGTCTGTACTAAG ATTAACAAGAGCACTGGAATTTTGGAGGCCTCCAGGATTATGAATCTGTATCAGTTTATCCAGCTTTATAAGGACATCACCAGCCAAGCAGCAGGAGTTCTTGCACAGGGCACTGCTGCCCCCGAGGGTGCTGAAAACCTGTCGTCCATGTCCTCTTGCCAAGCCAGCATCTGGATGGGGAG GGTTAAGCAGCTGACCGATGAGGAGGAATGCTGTATCTGCATGGATGGGCGAGCTGATCTCATCCTGCCATGTGCCCATTCGTTCTGTCAGAAGTGCATTGACAAGTG GAGTGATCGCAACAGGAACTGTCCAATCTGTCGCCTCCAAGTGGCTGGTTCAAAGGATTCTTGGGTGGTGTCAGATGCACCTACGGAAGATGATGTTGCAAGCTATATCCTCAACCTGGCAGACGAGGCAGGCCAGCCACATGGCCCATAG